A window of Cryptomeria japonica unplaced genomic scaffold, Sugi_1.0 HiC_scaffold_378, whole genome shotgun sequence contains these coding sequences:
- the LOC131871205 gene encoding LRR receptor-like serine/threonine-protein kinase FLS2 translates to MEYTLFLIMLIFLFSLSTPLQSSAPPDHQSLLTFKAAIISDPNNSLANWNTTIPMCNWTGVTCSPNSQQVVKLNLRAMDLQGVISPALGNLTALVALYLPFNELHGSIPAELGKLTRLVNLILIGNYLTGTIPPSISNFSALDQLDLSKNNLHGPIPPEIGMLTRVRFLYLYANQLSGSIPSSIGNLSNLVVLQLLANNLTGPIPREIGNLNRLKQLKLFYNDLSGTIPPEIGNLTALIDLILVGNYLTGTIPPSIANVSSLDQLDLSENNLHGPIPPEIGMLTRVRFLYLYANQLSGSIPSSIGNLSNLVVLLLEANKLTGPIPREIGNLKRLEQLELFYNDLSGTIPPEIGNLTALIDLILVGNYLTGTIPPSIANVSSLDQLDLSENNLHGPIPPEIGMLTRVQFLYLYGNQLSGSIPSSIGNLSNLVVLQLLANNLTGPIPREIGNLNRLKQLELFENNLTGNIPFEVGMLINLQTLNLWGNKLSGSIPVSLGKLSPNLELVDLSHNNLSGYIPGELMANLKNLDFYLNLSSNFLQGPLPEEIGKLVKAKAIDISSNKLHGMIPTTLAHCVSLERLNLSHNAFEGPILDTLGMLQNLKFVYLSFNFLSGEIS, encoded by the coding sequence ATGGAATACACATTATTTTTAATAATGTTGATTTTTCTCTTTTCACTCTCAACTCCACTCCAATCTTCTGCTCCTCCTGATCATCAATCTCTGTTGACATTCAAAGCTGCAATCATCTCCGATCCCAATAATTCGCTAGCGAATTGGAATACCACTATTCCAATGTGTAATTGGACCGGCGTTACTTGCTCTCCTAATTCGCAGCAGGTGGTTAAGTTAAATCTCAGAGCTATGGATTTACAGGGCGTCATTTCTCCTGCGCTTGGGAATCTCACAGCTCTGGTTGCACTGTATCTCCCCTTCAACGAACTGCATGGGAGTATTCCTGCTGAGCTGGGCAAGTTGACAAGGTTGGTGAATCTAATCTTAATTGGAAACTACTTGACAGGTACAATTCCACCCTCTATCTCAAATTTCTCAGCCTTAGATCAATTGGATTTGTCAAAAAATAATCTCCATGGACCTATTCCTCCTGAAATAGGCATGCTCACCCGAGTACGATTCCTCTACCTCTATGCTAATCAGTTGTCGGGCAGCATCCCTTCCTCCATAGGAAACTTGTCaaacttggttgttttgcaattgCTAGCCAATAATCTCACGGGTCCCATTCCACGTGAAATAGGGAATTTAAACCGACTAAAGCAGCTCAAGCTCTTTTATAATGATCTTAGCGGAACCATTCCTCCGGAAATAGGGAATCTCACGGCTCTGATTGACCTCATCCTGGTTGGAAACTATTTAACAGGTACAATTCCTCCCTCTATTGCAAATGTCTCATCCTTAGATCAATTGGATTTGTCAGAAAATAATCTCCATGGACCTATTCCTCCTGAAATAGGCATGCTCACCCGAGTACGATTCCTCTACCTCTATGCTAATCAGTTGTCGGGCAGCATCCCTTCCTCCATAGGAAACTTGTCAAACTTGGTTGTTTTGCTATTGGAAGCCAATAAACTCACGGGTCCCATTCCACGTGAAATAGGGAATTTAAAGCGTCTAGAGCAGCTCGAGCTCTTTTATAATGATCTTAGCGGAACCATTCCTCCGGAAATAGGGAATCTCACGGCTCTGATTGACCTCATCCTGGTTGGAAACTATTTAACAGGTACAATTCCTCCCTCTATTGCAAATGTCTCATCCTTAGATCAATTGGATTTGTCAGAAAATAATCTCCATGGACCTATTCCTCCTGAAATAGGCATGCTCACCCGAGTACAATTCCTCTACCTCTATGGTAATCAGTTGTCGGGCAGCATCCCTTCCTCCATAGGAAACTTGTCaaacttggttgttttgcaattgCTAGCCAATAATCTCACGGGTCCCATTCCACGTGAAATAGGGAATTTAAACCGACTAAAGCAGCTCGAGCTCTTCGAAAATAATCTTACCGGAAATATTCCTTTTGAAGTGGGGATGCTCATCAATTTGCAAACGCTTAATCTATGGGGGAATAAGCTTAGCGGAAGCATACCAGTTTCCCTCGGAAAGTTATCTCCAAATTTAGAACTGGTCGACTTGTCTCACAACAACCTGAGTGGATATATACCTGGAGAACTTATGGCAAATCTTAAAAACCTTGATTTTTATTTGAATCTATCATCGAATTTTCTGCAGGGACCTCTTCCTGAAGAAATAGGTAAACTTGTAAAAGCTAAAGCAATAGACATTTCTTCTAATAAGCTTCATGGAATGATTCCCACAACACTTGCCCACTGCGTATCACTGGAGCGTCTCAATCTCTCCCATAACGCATTTGAAGGTCCGATACTAGATACACTGGGGATGttacaaaatttgaaatttgtttatCTTTCTTTCAATTTCCTGTCAGGAGAGATTAGTTAG